In Pyricularia oryzae 70-15 chromosome 2, whole genome shotgun sequence, one genomic interval encodes:
- a CDS encoding 3' exoribonuclease: MTDRRRINGPVGTTLPPVFFDEPIPDKPGPRTRSRPPNAIRKIFLKTGITPSASGSAYLEIENPVVSGKEGETSTSGLKLSCTVHGPRALPRSTPFSPHIILSTHIKYAPFATKQRRGYIRDSTERDLSVHLETALRGVIIADRWPKSGVDVIVSVIEGDQDRRLPLQDSGSGEEAWSTMSVLSGCITVASAALADAGIDCVDMVAGGVAALVRDDSDGAKSVEGGSIVVDPVPAEHDKIVAACCVAYLPNRDEVTNLWFKGDAAASDSALYLNIVNNSVRASKIANRVLVDSLKETLQQQD; this comes from the exons ATGACTGATCGCAGGCGGATCAATGGTCCCGTAGGGACAACGCTTCCTCCGGTATTTTTCGATGAACCTATACCAGACAAGCCGGGCCCACGGACGAGGTCAAGGCCACCAAATGCCATTCGGAAAATTT TTCTCAAAACTGGCATAACACCTTCTGCTAGCGGCTCTGCTTATCTAGAGATTGAGAATCCGGTGGTGTCTGGGAAGGAAGGGGAGACCTCAACATCAGGTCTCAAGCTTTCGTGCACAGTACATGGGCCCAGGGCTTTGCCAAGATCAACACCTTTCTCGCCGCACATCATACTCTCTACTCACATCAAGTACGCGCCTTTTGCGACCAAACAACGGCGCGGCTACATCCGCGACTCGACAGAGCGGGATCTATCCGTGCACCTGGAGACTGCCCTGCGCGGTGTCATCATTGCCGACCGATGGCCCAAGAGCGGTGTTGATGTGATCGTCTCCGTCATTGAAGGAGATCAAGACCGCCGGCTGCCTCTCCAGGATAGTGGGAGCGGCGAGGAAGCCTGGAGTACCATGAGCGTCTTGAGCGGCTGCATCACGGTGGCCTCTGCTGCTCTTGCCGATGCTGGGATCGACTGTGTTGATATGGTGGCCGGCGGTGTTGCCGCACTTGTACGCGATGATAGCGACGGGGCTAAGTCTGTGGAGGGTGGCTCAATAGTGGTTGACCCTGTTCCTGCAGAGCATGACAAGATAGTTGCCGCCTGCTGCGTTGCATATCTACCCAACAGAGATGAGGTCACAAACTTGTGGTTCAAGGGGGATGCGGCAGCCTCGGATTCGGCGCTGTATTTGAATATAGTCAACAACAGTGTAAGGGCATCCAAAATTGCCAACCGAGTCCTGGTGGACAGTCTGAAGGAGACACTACAGCAACAAGATTAA
- a CDS encoding mannan polymerase II complex ANP1 subunit — protein MLPSYASGKSKVTPRHHATGYSNGYPPSNRLEFSPHRYQPRTATPSLRRRRQFIFRLGVVLAVGAFACFVWPGFATVATLFPLSLLGNSELSQIETVRYYDLSNVQGTARGWEREERILMCIPLRDAEAHLTMFFSHLRNFTYPHHLIDLAFLVSDSKDRTLEVLVENLEKIQADEDENQWYGEISIIEKDFGQKVNQDVESRHGFAAQASRRKLMAQARNWLLSAALRPYHSWVYWRDVDVETAPFTILEDLMRHNKDVIVPNVWRPLPDWLGGEQPYDLNSWQESETALALADTLDEDAVIVEGYAEYATWRPHLAYLRDPYGDPDMEMEIDGVGGVSILAKAKVFRSGCHFPAFSFEKHAETEGFGKMAKKMDYSVVGLPHYTIWHLYEPSVDDIKHMEEMERERLAREAEEKQKADKEQKLKDTFADPNNQWEKDKAAIQDIAKSDKAKGAKALDSENNKAAKKDDDTKDTSVNAKKADKNDDVDKPAKAKKESEAGKDAKAAKKQQ, from the exons ATGCTGCCATCATATGCATCTGGAAAGTCGAAGGTGACACCGAGACACCATGCCACTGGATATTCCAATGGCTATCCACCTTCCAACAGGCTGGAGTTCTCGCCACACAG ATACCAACCTCGAACTGCAACGCCCTCATTAAGACGCCGACGACAGTTTATATTTCGTCTGGGCGTAGTCCTTGCGGTCGGAGCTTTCGCATGCTTTGTGTGGCCAGGCTTTGCAACCGTGGCGACCCTGTTTCCATTGAGCCTTCTCGGTAACAGCGAGTTATCCCAGATCGAGACCGTCCGGTATTATGACCTGTCTAATGTCCAGGGCACCGCACGGGGATGGGAACGAGAGGAGCGCATTCTCATGTGCATTCCTCTGCGTGATGCGGAAGCACATCTTACTATGTTCTTCTCCCATTTGCGCAACTTTACCTACCCTCACCACCTGATCGATCTCGCCTTCCTCGTCTCGGACTCGAAGGATAGGACGTTGGAAGTACTGGTTGAGAACTTGGAGAAGATCCAGGCGGACGAGGACGAAAACCAGTGGTACGGCGAGATCTCTATAatagagaaggactttgGCCAAAAGGTGAATCAGGATGTGGAGAGTCGCCACGGGTTTGCCGCCCAGGCAAGCAGGCGAAAGCTGATGGCGCAAGCTCGCAACTGGCTTCTCAGTGCTGCTCTGCGTCCCTATCATTCATGGGTCTACTGGAGAGATGTGGATGTGGAAACCGCTCCATTCACAATCCTGGAGGATCTGATGCGTCACAACAAGGATGTCATTGTTCCAA ATGTGTGGCGCCCGCTTCCCGACTGGCTCGGCGGAGAGCAGCCATACGACTTGAACTCGTGGCAAGAGTCCGAGACTGCCCTGGCTTTGGCGGATACCTTGGACGAAGACGCCGTCATCGTAGAGGGCTACGCCGAGTACGCCACTTGGCGGCCTCATCTGGCCTACCTTCGGGACCCCTATGGAGATCCTGACATGGAGATGGAGATTGATGGTGTCGGGGGCGTCAGTATCcttgccaaggccaaggtgTTTCGCTCTGGTTGCCATTTCCCAGCCTTCAGTTTCGAAAAGCATGCCGAGACTGAAGGGTTTGGCAAG ATGGCCAAGAAGATGGACTACTCAGTTGTTGGGCTGCCGCACTACACTATTTGGCATTTGTATGAGCCCAGTGTCGACGATATTAAGCACATGGAG GAAATGGAACGGGAGAGGCTTGCACGTGAGGCCGAAGAGAAACAAAAGGCCGACAAAGAGCAAAAGCTTAAGGATACTTTCGCCGACCCCAACAACCAGTGGGAGAAGGATAAGGCTGCCATCCAGGACATTGCTAAGAGCGATAAGGCTAAAGGCGCAAAAGCATTGGATTCGGAAAACAATAAAGCTGCGAAGAAGGACGATGACACCAAGGACACCTCGGTCAACGCAAAGAAAGCCGACAAGAACGACGATGTGGATAAGCCAGCAAAAGCTAAGAAAGAAAGCGAGGCAGGCAAAGACGCCAAGGCGGCTAAGAAGCAACAATAG
- a CDS encoding pattern formation protein EMB30 gives MSSDAPVPRIMEPNIIEAASSRRLAAQAARMQYRNRPVSVAVHPVSLVISECISITSAIQKYARSQHSSVSAILGGTPNPVQLGPPSPGLRMSRGGKDGATKGAGGKGILGDANEFGPANRWGLRGKKGKSMADNPLISGFARLRNELAGVKDIHEFDSLTLLYPFLQIIQTKGTAAPITILALRAIRKFLAYGFISPESPRFALAMQSLSAAITHCQFDISDSAQEEVVLLMILHLMEDMLSGPGGDILSDESVCDMMGRGLTICSRARFSEVLRRTAEDTMIRMCQIIFEDLKHLEEEAGDESDALDKKTNGDMDNVKMDPAVDGTTVPKIAQSILSADPRPSDSFEKSRSDGESVSAAVPDGATVETTPLLETANENEGTAETTNPASEPTQNADPSATDGQAGETTASRPSTSTTASERSQETESVDLRPYSLPSVRELFRVLVNFLDPNDRKQPDAMKVMALRIIHVALEVAGPSIARHPALATIAEDRLCCFLFQLVRSDNMVILQESLIVAGTLLSTCRGVLKLQQELYLSYLVACLHPAVEIPKEANIDPSLYAGIPQAPKLVKPSPSQQPPSSGRSTPVPIKDRQKLGLEGGARKPDARQAMVENIGVLARVPTFMIELFVNYDCDENRADLCEDMIGLLSRNALPDSATWSTTSVPPLCLDALLRFISFIAERLDEPADREGFPDPAALREQRRKKRIIIRGTSKFNESPKGGLAYLQDKGIIKDIKDNREVAHFLRGTTRVSKAVLGEFISKKGNEGLLNEFLDTFDFSGKRVDEALRQMLETFRLPGESALIERIVQIFCKKYYDKTNQDVADEDAVYVLSYAIIMLNTDQHNPNLKSDKRMTCENFSRNLRGVNGGKDFAPEYLQAIFEAIKFNEIILPEEHDNKHAFDYAWRELLSKTEAAGPLTECNTNIYDADMFAATWKPIVATLSYVFMSATDDTVFGRVVAGFDECARIASTYGVTEAHDQIIYCLSHMTTLGNETLANTSLNTEVQVSGNSVMVSELAVKLGRDFRAQLATLVLFRVLRQSEHVVRKSWRYIIRIWLNLFVNSLIPPFFSSDAERLAGLPPIPLQSPSQVINRGAKQNDAGFFSAFTSYISSYAADDPPEPSDEELESTLCTVDCVNSCHMGDVFANVNNLSGDALETLVDSLIGEIPEDSGTVISVKAENIPPTSPANGPKPHDAPKYDPAMVYIMEFCTVLALRDDESMKLIGKRVVDALQAVLRDASRYSPVLVGRTSFYLFKLLHASYDYDFVRPPVLLHAVSSFPKDTLIKCAPIVLEGIKFCIEKPGPLRNEVMTSPDFWAIMGTLAGNAEVAPIVFEILESGVSGSPPAIIADNYRPAIALLNQFANAANVGAIAEQRGADRRQRKPRPAKSEKASENAAVQRGIKAVNLIYGMTSRIPHLMKQSHLEKNEAWSAYWLPIFEALTTQCTNPCREVRQLAFSSLQRSLLSPDITSSDHHEWTSIFGEVLFPLILRLLKPEVFSTDRDGMSETRVQAASLLCKVFLQYLVQLSEWDGMLDLWLKIIDIMDRLMNSGQGDSLEEAVPENLKNVLLFMSSSGILVPPSNDPSKEKLWAETWKRIDRFLPELRNDLALDQPSIGEVNETTPPPAPVPVEKEAGKKD, from the exons ATGAGCAGCGATGCGCCTGTACCGAGAATAATGGAGCCCAATATTATAGAGGCTGCGTCGTCGCGCCGGCTAGCTGCACAGGCGGCGCGGATGCAGTACCGTAACCGCCCCGTCTCGGTCGCAGTCCACCCGGTTTCGCTGGTCATATCCGAGTGCATCTCGATCACCTCGGCCATTCAGAAATATGCGCGCTCCCAACACTCATCCGTCTCGGCCATCCTGGGCGGCACGCCCAATCCGGTACAGCTCGGCCCGCCCTCACCGGGCTTGCGGATGAGCCGTGGGGGCAAGGACGGGGCGACCAAGGGCGCTGGAGGCAAGGGGATTCTGGGCGACGCGAACGAGTTCGGGCCGGCCAATCGATGGGGCTTGAGGGGCAAGAAAGGCAAGAGCATGGCTGACAACCCGCTGATCTCCGGGTTTGCGAGATTGCGCAATGAGCTTGCTGGTGTCAAAG ACATTCACGAGTTCGACTCCCTAACTCTTCTATACCCGTTCCTTCAAATCATACAGACCAAGGGAACAGCAGCCCCGATCACGATCCTGGCATTGCGAGCAATCCGAAAGTTCCTTGCCTACGGCTTCATATCCCCCGAGTCTCCGCGCTTTGCCCTGGCCATGCAGTCTCTTTCGGCTGCCATCACCCACTGCCAGTTCGATATCAGCGATTCGGCCCAGGAGGAGGTGGTTCTCTTGATGATATTACACCTCATGGAAGATATGCTGTCTGGGCCAGGGGGAGACATACTGAGCGACGAGAGCGTGTGCGATATGATGGGTCGGGGTTTGACCATCTGCTCTCGCGCAAGGTTCTCCGAGGTCCTCCGACGTACTGCCGAAGACACCATGATCCGCATGTGCCAGATTATCTTTGAAGATTTAAAGCACCTGGAGGAAGAAGCTGGGGATGAGAGCGACGCTCTCGATAAAAAGACCAACGGCGATATGGACAACGTCAAGATGGACCCTGCAGTTGACGGTACGACTGTCCCCAAGATCGCCCAGTCAATCCTCTCGGCAGATCCGCGACCTTCGGATAGTTTTGAGAAATCTAGAAGTGATGGCGAATCTGTCTCAGCTGCCGTTCCAGACGGCGCAACCGTGGAGACGACGCCACTTCTTGAGACGGCTAACGAGAATGAAGGGACCGCCGAGACCACGAATCCAGCATCAGAACCCACTCAAAATGCTGACCCAAGTGCGACGGACGGACAGGCAGGGGAGACCACTGCTAGTCGCCCGAGCACAAGCACGACGGCCTCCGAACGCAGCCAGGAAACTGAATCGGTTGACCTGAGGCCCTACTCCTTGCCGTCTGTCAGAGAGCTATTCCGTGTTCTCGTCAATTTCCTCGACCCGAACGACCGGAAGCAGCCCGATGCTATGAAAGTAATGGCTCTGCGCATCATCCACGTGGCCCTGGAAGTTGCTGGCCCATCGATCGCTAGGCATCCCGCGCTGGCGACCATCGCAGAGGATCGTCTCTGCTGTTTTCTCTTTCAGCTGGTTCGGTCAGACAACATGGTTATCCTACAAGAATCCTTGATTGTCGCGGGGACTTTACTATCCACCTGTCGTGGTGTTCTCAAGCTACAACAGGAACTCTACCTCTCATATCTTGTTGCATGCCTTCATCCTGCGGTTGAGATCCCCAAGGAAGCCAACATTGACCCATCATTGTATGCTGGCATCCCACAGGCACCGAAGCTCGTCAAGCCATCGCCCTCTCAACAGCCACCGAGTAGCGGTAGATCCACGCCCGTGCCCATCAAGGACCGTCAAAAATTGGGCTTGGAAGGGGGTGCGCGGAAGCCAGATGCCAGGCAAGCTATGGTTGAGAACATTGGGGTCTTGGCCAGGGTACCGACATTCATGATTGAGTTGTTCGTCAACTATGACTGTGATGAAAACCGCGCTGATCTGTGCGAGGACATGATCGGCCTGCTCTCACGCAATGCACTTCCCGACTCGGCGACGTGGAGCACTACGAGTGTGCCTCCGCTCTGCCTGGATGCTCTCTTGCGTTTCATATCATTCATCGCTGAGCGGTTAGACGAGCCTGCAGATCGGGAAGGTTTTCCCGATCCCGCAGCCCTAAGAGAACAAAGGAGGAAAAAACGCATCATCATCCGTGGAACCAGCAAATTTAACGAGAGCCCTAAGGGAGGCTTGGCTTATTTGCAGGACAAGGGCATCATCAAGGATATCAAGGACAACAGAGAAGTTGCTCATTTCCTCAGAGGCACAACGAGGGTGTCCAAGGCCGTTCTAGGAGAGTTTATTTCCAAGAAGGGCAATGAGGGCCTCCTCAACGAATTTCTTGATACGTTCGACTTTAGTGGCAAGCGAGTTGATGAGGCGTTGCGACAGATGCTTGAGACGTTCCGTCTGCCAGGTGAATCGGCTCTGATTGAGAGAATCGTCCAGATCTTCTGCAAGAAGTACTACGACAAAACAAATCAAGACGTAGCGGATGAAGACGCCGTATACGTGCTCAGTTATGCAATCATCATGCTCAACACCGACCAGCACAATCCAAACTTGAAATCGGACAAGCGTATGACATGCGAGAACTTTTCCCGCAATCTCCGCGGCGTTAACGGAGGCAAAGACTTTGCCCCTGAGTACTTGCAGGCCATTTTCGAGGCCATCAAGTTCAACGAGATCATTCTTCCCGAGGAGCATGACAACAAGCATGCTTTTGACTACGCCTGGAGAGAACTTCTCTCCAAGACCGAAGCCGCCGGCCCTCTCACTGAGTGCAACACTAACATTTACGATGCCGATATGTTTGCGGCCACATGGAAGCCGATAGTTGCTACCCTATCGTATGTTTTCATGTCTGCTACAGACGACACCGTATTCGGCAGGGTTGTGGCTGGCTTTGACGAGTGTGCCCGTATTGCTTCGACCTACGGTGTAACGGAGGCCCATGACCAGATCATTTACTGCTTGAGTCACATGACGACCCTGGGCAACGAAACCCTGGCCAACACCAGTCTGAACACGGAGGTACAGGTTTCTGGTAACAGTGTCATGGTCAGCGAACTGGCCGTCAAGCTGGGCCGTGATTTCCGGGCACAGCTAGCCACTCTGGTTCTTTTCCGTGTTCTGCGCCAGAGCGAGCATGTTGTGAGGAAGAGCTGGAGGTATATCATTCGAATATGGCTAAACTTGTTCGTCAACTCGCTCATCCCACCCTTCTTTTCGAGCGATGCAGAGCGGTTGGCAGGCTTGCCGCCAATCCCACTCCAAAGCCCATCGCAGGTCATCAACCGTGGCGCAAAGCAGAACGATGCAGGCTTCTTCTCCGCCTTCACTTCATACATCTCCAGCTACGCTGCTGATGATCCTCCGGAGCCTTCAGACGAGGAGCTAGAGAGCACACTCTGCACTGTTGACTGTGTGAACTCATGCCACATGGGCGACGTCTTTGCCAATGTCAA CAATCTTTCTGGTGATGCCCTCGAGACCTTGGTAGATTCTTTGATCGGCGAGATTCCTGAAGACAGCGGGACTGTGATTTCCGTTAAGGCCGAGAACATTCCCCCGACGTCTCCTGCCAATGGGCCGAAACCTCACGACGCACCCAAATACGACCCGGCCATGGTCTATATCATGGAATTCTGCACTGTGCTAGCGCTGCGTGACGATGAATCCATGAAGCTCATCGGGAAGCGGGTCGTAGACGCACTCCAAGCTGTCCTTCGCGATGCGTCGCGTTACAGCCCCGTGCTCGTGGGCAGAACATCGTTCTACCTTTTCAAGCTGCTCCATGCTAGCTAT GACTATGACTTTGTTCGCCCACCAGTGCTTCTCCATGCTGTATCGAGCTTCCCCAAAGATACACTGATCAAGTGCGCCCCGATCGTGCTAGAGGGAATCAAGTTTTGCATAGAGAAGCCCGGTCCGTTGAGAAACGAAGTCATGACATCTCCAGACTTTTGGGCAATCATGGGCACTCTTGCTGGGAACGCAGAAGTTGCCCCAATCGTTTTTGAAATTTTGGAGAGTGGTGTCAGCGGCTCGCCCCCAGCCATCATTGCAGATAACTACCGCCCAGCGATAGCGCTACTCAACCAGTTTGCAAATGCTGCCAATGTCGGCGCCATCGCCGAGCAGAGAGGAGCAGACCGGAGGCAACGCAAGCCGCGTCCCGCCAAGTCCGAGAAAGCAAGTGAGAATGCTGCTGTTCAGCGTGGCATCAAAGCTGTCAACCTCATATATGGCATGACTTCTCGCATACCTCACCTTATGAAGCAGTCTCACCTGGAGAAGAACGAAG CATGGTCCGCCTACTGGCTGCCAATCTTTGAGGCCCTGACGACGCAGTGTACCAACCCGTGCCGAGAGGTCCGTCAACTAGCATTCTCCTCGCTGCAAAGGTCGCTACTTTCACCGGACATCACGTCAAGTGACCACCACGAATGGACCTCGATCTTTGGGGAGGTGCTATTCCCTCTCATCCTGCGATTGTTGAAGCCCGAGGTTTTTTCCACGGATCGTGACGGCATGAGTGAGACGAGAGTGCAGGCAGCCTCCTTGCTTTGCAAAGTGTTTCTACAGTACCTTGTTCAACTCTCAGAGTGGGACGGAATGCTTGATCTTTGGCTCAAGATCATCGACATTATGGATCGGCTGATGAACAGCGGTCAAGGGGACAGTTTG GAGGAGGCAGTCCCCGAGAACCTCAAGAATGTGCTGCTCTTCATGTCCAGTAGCGGGATCCTCGTTCCCCCCAGTAATGACCCCTCAAAGGAGAAGCTCTGGGCTGAAACCTGGAAGAGGATAGACCGGTTCCTGCCCGAGTTGCGGAACGACCTTGCATTAGACCAGCCGAGTATTGGAGAGGTCAACGAAACCACACCACCTCCAGCCCCAGTACCGGTGGAAAAGGAAGCAGGGAAGAAGGATTGA
- a CDS encoding small nuclear ribonucleoprotein U1a, whose protein sequence is MSEAPIATVYVRNLEERVKPDVLKETLTTIFSEYGNIIDIVAKTNLKAKGQAFVVFDDPASAQRAIEEVQGFEIFDKPIHLALARTRSDATVKANGSEEDLEAHKRRRVAEMDKKKAAEAAAAQTQLKDRANKPGRGLKATGPAGAAPTVPDEYLPPNKILFVQHLPEDFDVEKLTTVFGRFDGFREVRLVPGRRGIAFVEYDGEAGAIAAKENTAGMPLGAEGKPVKVTYQRQ, encoded by the exons ATGTCAGAAGCTCCGATTGCCAC TGTCTATGTCCGCAACCTCGAGGAGCGCGTCAAACCCGACGTGCTCAAGGAGACGTTGACGACAATCTTTTCCGAGTACGGCAACATCATCGACATTGTTGCCAAGACCAAcctcaaggccaagggcCAGGCCTTTGTCGTCTTTGACGACCCAGCCTCCGCCCAGCGCGCTATAGAAGAGGTTCAGGGCTTTGAGATCTTTGACAAGCCCATCCACCTGGCCCTGGCCCGCACCCGGTCCGACGCCACCGTCAAAGCTAACGGGTCCGAGGAGGATCTCGAGGCGCACAAGAGGAGGCGTGTCGCTGAGATGG acaagaaaaaggccGCCGAAGCCGCCGCGGCCCAGACGCAGCTCAAGGACAGGGCCAACAAGCCCGGCCGGGGCCTCAAGGCCACGGGTCCCGCAGGTGCGGCCCCCACTGTCCCGGACGAGTACCTGCCGCCCAACAAGATCTTGTTTGTGCAGCACCTCCCCGAGGATTTCGATGTCGAAAAGCTCACGACGGTGTTTGGCCGGTTCGATGGGTTCCGCGAGGTGCGTCTCGTGCCCGGTCGGCGCGGAATCGCCTTCGTCGAGTACGACGGCGAGGCGGGTGCCATTGCCGCCAAGGAGAACACGGCCGGCATGCCGCTCGGGGCAGAGGGCAAGCCCGTCAAGGTCACGTACCAGAGACAGTAG
- a CDS encoding V-type proton ATPase subunit D translates to MSGAGEREAVFPTRQSLGIMKAKLKGAETGHSLLKRKSEALTKRFREITKRIDEAKRKMGRVMQIAAFSLAEVTYAVGGDIGYTVQESAKSARFRIRAKQENVSGVLLPAFESYVDDGSNDFAMTGLGKGGQQVQRCRETYARAVEALVELASLQTAFVILDEVIKVVNRRVNAIEHVIIPRTENTIKYINSELDELDREEFYRLKKVAGKKQRDNEEADKEMASRKAEQEKRGDAPKESDGPSDILGNEDEEDVIF, encoded by the exons ATGTCTGGCGCAGGA GAGCGTGAAGCCGTCTTCCCGACCCGGCAGTCGCTGGGTATCATGAAGGCCAAGCTCAAGGGAGCTGAAACCGGCCACAGTCTGTTGAAGCGCAAGAGTGAAGCCCTTACAAA GCGTTTCCGAG AAATCACCAAGCGAATCGATGAGGCGAAACGGAAGATGGGGAGGGTTATGCAGATTGCAGCCTTCTCTTTAGCCGAGGTCACATACGCTGTCGGCGGCGACATTGGCTACACAGTGCAGGAATCGGCGAAGTCGGCTCGCTTCCGTATCCGTGCCAAGCAGGAGAACGTCTCCGGTGTGCTGCTGCCGGCATTTGAAAGCTATGTTGATGACGGCAGCAACGACTTTGCCATGACAGGACTGGGCAAGGGTGGACAGCAAGTGCAAAGGTGCCGTGAGACGTATGCCAGGGCAGTCGAGGCTCTTGTCGAGCTGGCAAGTCTACAGACAGCGTTCGTCATCCTCGACGAAGTCATCAAGGTCGTCAACCGAAGAG TCAACGCCAT TGAACATGTCATCATACCTCGGACTGAGAACACAATCAAAT ATATCAACTCTGAGCTCGACGAGCTCGATCGTGAAGAGTTCTACAGACTCAAAAAGGTTGCAGGCAAGAAACAAAGAGATAACGAAGAGGCAGACAAGGAGATGGCCTCCAGGAAGGCCGAGCAGGAAAAACGCGGAGACGCCCCGAAGGAGTCCGACGGTCCCTCAGACATACTCGGCaacgaggatgaggaagaTGTCATATTCTGA